One genomic window of Pecten maximus chromosome 3, xPecMax1.1, whole genome shotgun sequence includes the following:
- the LOC117324422 gene encoding slit homolog 2 protein-like: MLALKNSVVLVVLVVSMATVEAACPINLCTCFPSKDNPSLQVIDCRNKGFTQIPDIVVSTVPEAYYELTLTGNMITNIPNGAFSNITVNVLDLSNNKLAQISENAFQGLESSLTILKLGGDQTSSNPPTLSYTFLSSLVELLELELRYFRLTTIDQNTFPVLTKLNDLSLKTMKIENILSNGFQNKFPALKRLELVGNVEMGNIPVSALRFLTTLNHLVLQQNNISLVAFASFETLTNLIDLDLSHNEITILADDCFRGLYSSLEFLSLFLNRLDQSRLQSIYTKSWTNLEQLNIAHNIVTDIPAGFFTNMPNLAYLNLNFNKLTTIKTTYFTALPRIHTIDIAYNPITTIEDGSFSQVSTLEQLEIENLNTANNPSHRLNLTTASISGLENSLQKLNLLNTKVVQDEAWKAIKTLKQLNRLIMKNSGLSVIPDLVFSDHVHLAYLDLSNNQISAVRQETFHGLNHVLGTLDLQRNMITSIDECVLKDFNVLLLLYLNDNPTHCNCTMKWLKDLNTNPPPNSYINDVFCATPANLANRNLFDLTEQDLGCAGYVAPICPDLSLTTTPAPPPTTTPVPTLPLPVLTSTITENTENSITISWNSNDLRLVSGFKVSHTNAGVTQESPSLNKGEVLYMIPSLTPETPYRVCVHAILTDNTRAPVESCHDTTTLEAVPQLTAGVASTTTTTVKLTWIISSSPLITGFSLSYYKFGTSDSQVHIPLDSSLREITIEGLEPDNKYEVCLKVLLTVSRIVIQCHNANTKMDQVVNPPGEAANTGPNGGVIAGAVVGCIVAVVIIVAILYILFIRKGSPKQPLPTVQQTSFSTGAFPTTDHARRFVKSKPTQNGGGKDIQVISSGKMDPDDSSRISGGSYQFLNEGQVTLQPIPFNKMSGANGSSQDYVPPGKNKYANVGYNSSPKPSFEKQTQLHKHVTAPKGEQQCIH, encoded by the coding sequence ATGTTAGCTCTAAAGAATTCCGTGGTGTTAGTTGTACTGGTGGTAAGCATGGCAACGGTGGAGGCTGCCTGTCCTATCAACCTTTGTACCTGTTTTCCAAGCAAGGACAACCCATCACTGCAGGTCATCGATTGTCGAAACAAAGGTTTCACACAGATACCAGACATAGTAGTATCAACCGTCCCAGAAGCTTATTATGAACTTACCCTGACTGGCAACATGATTACCAACATTCCAAACGGAGCATTTTCAAACATCACTGTCAATGTGTTGGATTTATCAAACAACAAACTTGCACAAATTTCTGAAAATGCATTTCAAGGCTTAGAGTCTTCCCTAACAATACTTAAGCTTGGAGGAGACCAAACTTCGAGTAATCCGCCGACACTTTCCTACACATTTCTCAGCAGTTTGGTTGAACTTCTGGAACTTGAACTGAGGTACTTTCGTCTGACAACTATTGATCAAAATACGTTTCCAGTGTTAACGAAGCTAAATGATTTGAGTCTTAAAACTATGAAAATAGAAAACATTTTATCTAATggatttcaaaacaaatttccAGCGTTGAAAAGATTAGAACTTGTAGGTAATGTGGAGATGGGAAATATTCCAGTGTCTGCTTTGAGGTTCCTTACAACACTGAATCATTTAGTTCTCCAACAGAACAACATATCACTTGTGGCGTTTGCTTCATTTGAGACTCTCACAAATCTGATAGACCTCGACTTGTCTCACAATGAAATCACGATACTGGCAGATGACTGTTTCAGAGGTCTGTATTCCTCCTTAGAGTTTCTCAGTTTGTTCCTAAACAGACTTGACCAGAGCCGTCTCCAATCCATCTACACAAAGAGCTGGACAAACCTGGAACAGCTGAACATTGCACACAACATTGTGACGGATATACCCGCTGGATTCTTTACAAACATGCCAAATTTAGCCTACTTAAATTTGAACTTTAACAAGCTCACGACaatcaaaacaacatatttcACAGCCTTACCAAGAATTCATACCATTGACATTGCTTACAATCCTATTACAACTATAGAAGATGGGTCTTTCTCTCAGGTTTCCACACTGGAACAGCTGGAAATTGAAAACTTGAATACCGCTAACAATCCATCACATCGCCTTAACCTTACCACTGCTTCAATTAGTGGCCTGGAAAACTCACTTCAAAAACTGAACCTTTTAAATACCAAGGTGGTTCAGGACGAAGCTTGGAAGGCCATCAAAACACTAAAGCAATTGAATCGACTAATTATGAAAAACTCTGGCCTATCAGTAATTCCAGATTTAGTCTTCAGCGATCACGTACATCTTGCTTATCTCGACCTGAGTAATAACCAAATAAGTGCAGTACGACAAGAAACATTTCACGGACTAAACCATGTACTGGGTACTCTGGACCTTCAACGTAATATGATAACTTCTATAGACGAGTGTGTGTTGAAGGACTTCAATGTCTTACTGCTTCTGTACCTCAATGATAACCCTACCCACTGTAACTGTACCATGAAGTGGTTGAAGGACTTGAATACCAATCCTCCACCTAATTCCTACATAAATGATGTATTCTGTGCCACTCCAGCAAACCTGGCAAACAGGAACCTGTTTGATCTAACTGAACAGGACTTGGGATGTGCTGGGTACGTTGCCCCAATATGTCCCGACTTATCATTGACAACAACACCAGCACCGCCACCGACAACCACACCAGTGCCCACCTTGCCCCTCCCTGTCCTGACCTCAACCATCACAGAGAATACAGAGAACAGCATCACCATATCATGGAACAGTAATGACCTGCGTCTGGTCTCTGGGTTCAAAGTCAGCCACACCAATGCCGGTGTTACCCAGGAGAGTCCATCTCTCAACAAGGGAGAGGTATTGTACATGATACCATCACTGACGCCTGAAACTCCATACAGGGTGTGTGTCCATGCCATCCTCACAGACAACACTCGAGCCCCGGTTGAGAGTTGTCATGACACCACTACACTAGAGGCAGTACCCCAACTTACCGCTGGTGTGGCCAGTACAACAACTACTACAGTCAAACTGACCTGGATCATCAGCAGTTCGCCTCTTATCACTGGCTTTTCCTTAAGTTACTACAAGTTTGGTACCTCAGACAGTCAGGTCCACATACCACTGGACTCGTCCCTGAGAGAGATTACCATTGAAGGCCTGGAACCCGACAACAAATATGAAGTGTGTCTGAAAGTCCTTCTAACTGTGTCAAGGATTGTGATTCAATGTCACAATGCCAACACAAAAATGGATCAGGTTGTTAACCCCCCAGGTGAGGCAGCTAACACTGGCCCCAATGGTGGGGTCATCGCTGGCGCTGTGGTAGGCTGTATTGTTGCTGTGGTGATTATTGTTGCCATTCTGTACATCCTATTTATCAGGAAGGGAAGTCCAAAGCAGCCACTGCCAACTGTACAACAAACATCCTTCAGCACTGGTGCCTTCCCAACAACAGATCACGCAAGACGTTTTGTGAAAAGCAAACCCACACAAAATGGAGGTGGGAAGGACATCCAAGTAATCTCAAGTGGTAAAATGGATCCTGATGATTCTAGTCGTATATCAGGAGGAAGTTATCAGTTCCTCAACGAAGGACAAGTAACACTACAGCCTATCCCATTCAACAAAATGTCTGGTGCTAACGGATCAAGTCAAGATTACGTACCACcaggaaaaaataaatatgccAATGTTGGCTACAACAGTTCTCCCAAACCCTCCTTCGAGAAGCAAACACAGCTACATAAACACGTCACAGCCCCCAAAGGGGAGCAGCAGTGCATACACTAA